In the genome of Streptomyces violaceoruber, the window ACCGCCCACGCCGGCGCGCTCGGCGGCCGGGCGGGGGTGGTGCTCGCGATCGGTACCGGGGCCGTCGCCGTCGGCATCGGCGCCGACGGGACGTACGCACGCGTCGACGGCTGGGGCCCGCTGCTCGGTGACGACGGCAGCGGCGCCCGGATCGGCACGGCCGGGTTGCGCGCGGCCCTGCGCGCCCACGACGGGCGGGGCCCGGACACCGTGCTGCTGGACGCCGCCGCCGGCCTCTTCGGTGACCTCGAACGGCTGCCGGCGACCGTCGGACGGGACGGCAATCCGGCACGTACGGCCGCCACGTTCGCCCCCGAGGTGGCCCGCGCCGCCGACGCGGGGGACGCCGTGGCATCGGCGATCGTCCGGGACGCGGCCGCGGACCTGGCCGAGACCGCGCTCGCGGCGGCCCGCCGGATCACCGCGGGCGGCGAGCCGCTGCCGGCGGCCGTCACCGGTGGGCTGACCGGTCTCGGCCCGGCCCTGATGGCGCCGCTGACCGCCGCCCTCACCGGTTCCGGACTCCCCGTGCGGCTCACGTCCGCGCTCGGCGACCCCCTGGACGGGGCCCGCCTGCTGGCGCTGGACCGCGCGACCCCTCACACCTCCCTCGTCGTCCGCGTCCGCCGGACGACCGCCAACCCCTCCCCCACGCCGGCGACCCCACCGGCCAGTGTCTAGGAGCAAGCGTGCGCCAGCTCGACCTCGTGGTGATCGTGGTCTATCTGATCGGGATCGCCTGGATCGGCCTGCGGAAGGCAGGCCGGCAGAAGTCGGCGAAGGACTACTTCGTCGGTGAAGGCCACATGCCGTGGTGGACGGTCTCCTTCTCCGTCGTCGCCACGGAGACCAGTGTGCTGACGGTGATCAGCGTCCCCGGCGGCGCCTACAGCGGCCAGGGATTCGGCAACGTCGAACTCGCCCTGGGCTACGTCGTCGGACGCGTCGTCGTGGCCACGGTGCTGATCCCCCTCTACAAGCGCGGCGGCTTCGTCAGCGCCTACCAGTACCTGGGCGACCGGTTCGGGCTGAAGCTCCAAGGGCTCGCCTCGGTGACCTTCGTGTTCACCCGGCTCCTGGCCGAGGGCGTGCGGCTGTTCGCCTCCGCCATCCCGATCAAGCTGCTGCTCGACGAGTTCGGGGTGCACGCGAGCTACCGCGCGATCATCATCGTGATCACCCTCATCACCGTGGTCTACACGTACCTGGGCGGCATCAAGGCGGTCATCTGGACCGACGCCATCCAGATGGTCCTCTACCTCGGCGGCGCGGTCCTCGCCGTGGCCGTGCTCTCCGCCCACGTCGGCGGTGACGGCTACGCACGTGCACTGGACGCCGGGAAGTTCCAGCTCTTCGACACCGACTTCAACCTGGCCCACATCCTCACCAGCCCGTTCGCCCTGCCCACGGCCATCATCGGCGGCGCCATCTTCGCCATGGCCTCGCACGGCTCCGACCAGCTGATCGTCCAGCGCGTGCTGGCGACGCGGACGCTGCGCGAGGGCCAGAAGGCCATGATCGCCTCGGGTGTCTTCGTCACCGTTCAGTTCGCCGCGTTCTCCCTCGTCGGCGCGCTGCTGTGGTCGTACAACGAGGGCAGGTCCTTCGCCGAGCTGGGCCTGTCCAGCTCGGACAACCTCTACCCCGAGTTCATCCTGCACGGGCTGCCCGTGGTGGTCTCGGGCCTGCTGGTGGCCGGCATCCTGGGCGCCGCGATGGGCTCGCTGTCCTCGGCGCTGAACTCCATGTCGAACTCGACGGTCGCCGACATCATCCACAGCTTCTTCCGCAGTACACCCTCCGAGGAGGCGCTGCTCAGGCTCGCCCGCTGGATGACGCTGGTGTGGGCGACGCTCATGGCCGTCTTCGCCTGCGCGTTCAGCGCGAGCACCGGCAACGTGTACCTGACGGGCCTGACCATCGCGGGCTACACCTACGGCGCACTGCTCGGCGCCTTCCTGCTGGGACGGCTCGTCAAACGGGCCAACGAGGTCGACTCCGTCGTGGCCTTCCTGGTCACCATCGGGGTGATGACGTACATCGTGCGCGGCGTGAAGATCGACGTCACCACCGGCGGGACCACGGTGTCCCAGGCGATCGCGGCCCAGTGGCTGGTGCCGATCGGCGTGCTGATCACCCTGCTCGTCGGCGGTGTGCTGAGCCTGTTCCACCGGGCCCCGGAGCCCTCGGCGGTCACCGCACTCGACGAGGAGCCGGGCGACGGACCCGACCGGCTGACCACGACGGCCGGGCGGAAGTGACCTCGTCCCGCCCGCTCAACCCCCGCAGGAGTACATCGTGCGTGTGATCGGCCTGATGTCGGGCACGTCCTACGACGCCGTCGAGGCGGCCGCCGCGGACCTCGAACTGGAGGGCGAGGCCCTGGTGATGCGCCCGCTCGGCCATCTCTCCGCCCCCTACCCGGACGGGCTGCGGGACCTGATCGCGGACAGCCTGCCCCCGGCGGCCGCGACCGTCCGGACCGTGGCCCGGCTCGACACCGGCATCGGGCAGGCCTTCGCCGACGTGGCCGTGCGGGCGGTGCGCGAGCTGTGCGGGGGCGCCGCCGATCTGGTGGTCTCGCACGGGCAGACCCTGTACCACTGGGTGGAGGACGGCGCCGTGCGCGGCACCCTCCAGCTCGGCCAGCCCGCCTGGATCGCCGAGGCGACCGGTCTGCCCGTCGTCTCCGACCTGCGCGGCAGGGACGTCGCGGCCGGCGGTCAGGGGGCGCCGCTGGTGGCCATGACCGACGTCCTGGCCATGGCGGCGCTGCCCGGCGTCCCCGCCGCCCTCAACCTCGGCGGGATCGCCAACGTCACCGTCGTCGCCCCGGGCGCCGAGCCGCTGGCCTTCGACACCGGGCCGGCCAACGCGCTGATGGACGCCGCCGTACGGCACTTCACCGGCGGTGCGGCCGCCTTCGACGAGGACGGGCGCCGGGCCGGGGCCGGC includes:
- a CDS encoding sodium:solute symporter translates to MRQLDLVVIVVYLIGIAWIGLRKAGRQKSAKDYFVGEGHMPWWTVSFSVVATETSVLTVISVPGGAYSGQGFGNVELALGYVVGRVVVATVLIPLYKRGGFVSAYQYLGDRFGLKLQGLASVTFVFTRLLAEGVRLFASAIPIKLLLDEFGVHASYRAIIIVITLITVVYTYLGGIKAVIWTDAIQMVLYLGGAVLAVAVLSAHVGGDGYARALDAGKFQLFDTDFNLAHILTSPFALPTAIIGGAIFAMASHGSDQLIVQRVLATRTLREGQKAMIASGVFVTVQFAAFSLVGALLWSYNEGRSFAELGLSSSDNLYPEFILHGLPVVVSGLLVAGILGAAMGSLSSALNSMSNSTVADIIHSFFRSTPSEEALLRLARWMTLVWATLMAVFACAFSASTGNVYLTGLTIAGYTYGALLGAFLLGRLVKRANEVDSVVAFLVTIGVMTYIVRGVKIDVTTGGTTVSQAIAAQWLVPIGVLITLLVGGVLSLFHRAPEPSAVTALDEEPGDGPDRLTTTAGRK
- a CDS encoding anhydro-N-acetylmuramic acid kinase; the protein is MRVIGLMSGTSYDAVEAAAADLELEGEALVMRPLGHLSAPYPDGLRDLIADSLPPAAATVRTVARLDTGIGQAFADVAVRAVRELCGGAADLVVSHGQTLYHWVEDGAVRGTLQLGQPAWIAEATGLPVVSDLRGRDVAAGGQGAPLVAMTDVLAMAALPGVPAALNLGGIANVTVVAPGAEPLAFDTGPANALMDAAVRHFTGGAAAFDEDGRRAGAGRVDPGLLRVLLDDPYYGRPAPKSTGKEQFHLPYLLAALAAAPVAEPDDVLATLARLTAVTVADACRAHGVTRLVVSGGGARNPVLMGMIAGELPGVDLGSSDALGLPSDAKEALAFALLGFLTVNGLPGAIPSGTGARRASLLGSITPGREPLRLPEPAGEPPRVLRVVGGP
- a CDS encoding N-acetylglucosamine kinase, with the translated sequence MAVDLGKTGCRAMLWNSADSSRAVNSVAGAPGLAAPDGVTAARAAVRAAVEPLLREAGGARPESVLVGAAGAASAPAAARSLVGALLEDLPVREAAVTSDAVTAHAGALGGRAGVVLAIGTGAVAVGIGADGTYARVDGWGPLLGDDGSGARIGTAGLRAALRAHDGRGPDTVLLDAAAGLFGDLERLPATVGRDGNPARTAATFAPEVARAADAGDAVASAIVRDAAADLAETALAAARRITAGGEPLPAAVTGGLTGLGPALMAPLTAALTGSGLPVRLTSALGDPLDGARLLALDRATPHTSLVVRVRRTTANPSPTPATPPASV